A stretch of the Ctenopharyngodon idella isolate HZGC_01 chromosome 14, HZGC01, whole genome shotgun sequence genome encodes the following:
- the LOC127494157 gene encoding glutathione S-transferase P isoform X2, with product MAPYTLTYFALKGRCGALKIMLADKEQQLKENLVTLDEWGKGEIKASCVFGQLPKFQDGDLVLYQSNTILRHLGRKHGAYGKNDTEASLIDMMNDGVEDLRLKYIKMIYQEYETGKEAFIKDLSNQLKPFETALAKNKSGFLVGDQISFADYNLFDLLLNFKVLCSTSLDSFPELKSYVDKIAARPKVKALLECDDFKKLPINGNGKQ from the exons TGGCTCCCTACACACTCACATACTTCGCACTCAAAG GCAGATGTGGTGCCTTGAAGATTATGCTGGCAGACAAAGAGCAGCAGCTGAAGGAGAACCTGGTGACCCTTGACGAGTGGGGAAAGGGTGAAATAAAAGCCAGCTGT gTCTTTGGACAGTTGCCCAAGTTCCAGGATGGTGACCTGGTCCTGTATCAGTCCAACACCATATTAAGGCATTTGGGTCGCAAACAtg GTGCATATGGAAAAAACGACACTGAGGCTTCTCTTATTGACATGATGAACGATGGAGTTGAGGATCTGCGCCTAAAATATATTAAGATGATCTACCAGGAATAT GAGACTGGTAAAGAAGCATTCATCAAAGATCTGTCCAACCAGCTCAAACCATTTGAAACCGCTCTGGCCAAAAACAAATCTGGATTCCTAGTTGGTGATCAG ATCTCATTTGCGGACTACAACCTGTTCGACCTTCTGCTGAATTTTAAAGTCCTTTGCTCCACCTCTCTGGACTCCTTCCCAGAGCTCAAGAGCTATGTGGATAAGATCGCTGCGCGGCCCAAAGTCAAAGCCCTGCTGGAGTGTGACGACTTCAAGAAACTTCCCATCAATGGCAACGGCAAACAGTAG
- the LOC127494158 gene encoding glutathione S-transferase P-like: MAPYTLTYFAVKGRCGALKIMLADKEQQLKEHLVTFDEWGKGEIKASCVFGQLPKFQDGDLVLYQSNAMLRHLGRKHGAYGKNDCEASLIDMMNDGVEDLRLKYIKLIYQEYETGKEAFIKNLSNQLKPFEAVLAKNKSGFLVGDQISFADYNLFDLLLNFKVLCSTSLDSFPELKSYVDKIAARPKVKALLECDDFKKLPINGNGKQ; this comes from the exons GCAGATGTGGTGCCTTGAAAATTATGCTGGCAGACAAAGAGCAGCAGCTGAAGGAGCACCTGGTGACCTTTGACGAGTGGGGAAAGGGTGAAATAAAAGCCAGCTGT GTCTTTGGACAGTTGCCCAAGTTCCAGGATGGTGACCTGGTCCTGTATCAGTCCAATGCCATGTTAAGGCATTTGGGTCGCaaacatg GTGCATATGGAAAAAACGACTGTGAGGCTTCTCTTATTGACATGATGAACGATGGAGTTGAGGATCTGCGCCTAAAATATATTAAGCTGATTTACCAGGAATAT GAGACTGGTAAAGAAGCGTTCATCAAAAATCTGTCCAACCAGCTCAAACCATTTGAAGCCGTTCTGGCCAAAAACAAATCTGGATTCCTAGTTGGTGATCAG ATCTCATTTGCGGACTACAACCTGTTCGACCTTCTGCTGAATTTTAAAGTCCTTTGCTCCACCTCTCTGGACTCCTTCCCAGAGCTCAAGAGCTATGTGGATAAGATCGCTGCGCGGCCCAAAGTCAAAGCCCTGCTGGAGTGTGACGACTTCAAGAAACTTCCCATCAATGGCAACGGCAAACAGTAG
- the LOC127494157 gene encoding glutathione S-transferase P isoform X1, protein MAPYTLTYFALKGRCGALKIMLADKEQQLKENLVTLDEWGKGEIKASCVFGQLPKFQDGDLVLYQSNTILRHLGRKHGAYGKNDTEASLIDMMNDGVEDLRLKYIKMIYQEYETGKEAFIKDLSNQLKPFETALAKNKSGFLVGDQISFADYNLFDLLLNFKVLCSTSLDSFPELKSYVDKIAARPKVKALLECDDFKKLPINGNGKQ, encoded by the exons A TGGCTCCCTACACACTCACATACTTCGCACTCAAAG GCAGATGTGGTGCCTTGAAGATTATGCTGGCAGACAAAGAGCAGCAGCTGAAGGAGAACCTGGTGACCCTTGACGAGTGGGGAAAGGGTGAAATAAAAGCCAGCTGT gTCTTTGGACAGTTGCCCAAGTTCCAGGATGGTGACCTGGTCCTGTATCAGTCCAACACCATATTAAGGCATTTGGGTCGCAAACAtg GTGCATATGGAAAAAACGACACTGAGGCTTCTCTTATTGACATGATGAACGATGGAGTTGAGGATCTGCGCCTAAAATATATTAAGATGATCTACCAGGAATAT GAGACTGGTAAAGAAGCATTCATCAAAGATCTGTCCAACCAGCTCAAACCATTTGAAACCGCTCTGGCCAAAAACAAATCTGGATTCCTAGTTGGTGATCAG ATCTCATTTGCGGACTACAACCTGTTCGACCTTCTGCTGAATTTTAAAGTCCTTTGCTCCACCTCTCTGGACTCCTTCCCAGAGCTCAAGAGCTATGTGGATAAGATCGCTGCGCGGCCCAAAGTCAAAGCCCTGCTGGAGTGTGACGACTTCAAGAAACTTCCCATCAATGGCAACGGCAAACAGTAG